A stretch of DNA from Desulfobulbaceae bacterium:
AGAGATTAATTGCCGACCAGAACAGACAGAGGGTGCTGTAAGTGATCAGTTTGTCAACGAGAGGGTCTAAAATCTTCCCTTCATCGCTGACTTGTCCCGTTTCTCTGGCCAGTGCGCCATCGACAATGTCGAATGCGATAACTGTAGTTACCACAAAAGAGGCCATAGCTCCGAAAGCTTGCCAGGGGAGACCGGTATAGGCGGCCAGTTCGATACGGTAGTACCATGCAAGCCAGCCGGGAACGAAGAAAAGCAGTCTGCCCAAGGTGATCTGGTTTGGCGAGATGCCAAGGTCGTAACCGACCCAGCGGACAAAACGGACAAAGAGTCTGTTGCGCATGATAGGACCCGCGAGATGACAATGAGAAAGGAGGAAAGAAACTGTGTTCCGTCCAAGGTAACGAAACTTGCTGCACTAAACTCAATTTGCCGAGATTTGGCAAGAAAGAGTTTAGTGATTCACCGGGAAGAGTTTGTTTGTGGACGGGGCTCTTGCTCCTTGGATGGCTTGATCAAAATCTGCCGCATAGCTTCCCGGAAGATGCCCTCTTTGTAAGTGACAGTCAAGGTGACAATGTAGGTACCTGGAGAGGTGTAGATATGCAGTGGATTATGGGAGTTGGCCACTTCGCCGTCGCCAAAATCCCAGTGGATGGAAACAGGGGGCGGTCCACTTTTTACTGTCCTTTGGAATGAAACAGTGAGAGGTGCTGATCCAGCAGGTGGTAAGGTGGAGAAGGAAACAGGGGGGATCTCCTGCGTCGACTGGTTGAGTCCGGTAGCGGGTCGTTTGAGGTTTAAGGTGCTGATCCCCTCAAAACCGGTGACCTGAGTCGGTACACTCTGGTTCTCCGTCGAGCCGTCGCCCAGTTGTCCATAGGTGTTAATTCCCCAGGCCCAGACCGAACCGTCGGCTTTAACTGCTAGGGTGAACATGGCGCCGGCTGCGATGCTCGTGACGGAACTCATGCCTTCTACTGGTAGGGGCGTGGGTCGGTTGCTCGTGGTGCCATCACCAAGTTGTCCGTAGTCGTTTTTGCCCCAGGATAAGAGAGTGCCGTCTCTTTTGAGGGCAAGAGAGTGATGGTCGCAGGCCACAGCGATGAAATTGTTGCCCTGGAGTGTCAGTAGCGTTGGTGTTGGGGTGTTATTTGTAGAACCAGCGCCGAGTTGTCCGTCATGGTTGTATCCCCAGGCCCACAGTTCACCAGTAGAGCTTATGGCGAGCGTATGATTGGATGCTGAAATCTGAGAAAGGCAGGCAGTGATGTTGATGCGGATAGGCGTTGGTTGAGGCGAGTAGGAACCGTCGCCAAGTTGTCCGAAGGAATTTCCCCCCCAGGCCCAGAGAGCACAATCATGGGTGTAGGCGAAAATGGATGACAGCCCGATGCCAACTCCGGCAACATCGGAGATTGATGAGAGTGGTTGCGGGGTGAGAGTGGCGCCACCGGACGAGCCCATCGTCCGGTGGCTATTCTGGCCCCAAAGCCAGAGGGTGCCGTCGTTTTTGATCGCCATGGCGGTACTCGCGTTCAAGGTGACGGCGTCAACATTGTCAAGACCCTGGATCTTGATGGGACGGTGGCGGGAGGTTGTGGTTCCGTCGCCAAGCTCCCCGGACAGGTTAGAACCCCAGGTCCAGACGGAGCCGTCATGGCCAAGGGCCATGGAGCTGGTGTAGCCGGCGCTCACGGCCTTGATTTCAGGGAGGCCCTGCACCAGGATCGGGGCGGTGGAGTACTGCAAAGTACCGTCGCCGAGCTGTCCTTGGTCATTAAAGCCCCAAGCCCAGACCGAGCCGTCAGCGGCCAGGGCTAAGGCATGCGCACCTCCAGCGGCGACGGCGGGATTGGTCTCACCACAAGCCTGTCTTGGCAGGAGGAAGGAAAGGGTGAGCGTGATGACGATGAAAGCGCTGTCCCGGAATGGCATCGGAAGAGAGTCTCTCCGTGGTGGTTAATTTCTGGTAACTATCGAGTTCAATCCGGGAAATGAGGGGTCCGGGTAGAAATCACTTTTTTGCTTTGATCCGGGTAGGTAAATTATTTCAAAAACAACGGGATCAATTGATTAATTCTTCTTCAATGGAGTCCGGGTCACTGGAGTTATAGTAAATAATGTTCTTGAGGTGATAGAAACTGTCGATGTCGATTTCGGTAAAGTTGAGAGCGATACGGTCGGTATCAACTCTGACAATAGTACCTTTCATCGCCAGGCGAAGCTGGCTGGAGCTGCCGCTTAGCTCGAGGGAGAGATCGCAGGTTTCACCGATTGCATGGCCGCTGACTCCTAGGACGGAGACGCCCTTGACGCTCAAGTTCTCAGTCGCGCATTGATTGTAGTGAGCATTGGGGAAAACCACATCAGCGGTTGTTTGAAAGGGTACTCTGGTATTTTTCCGTCGGTCTCTTGACATCATCATCTCCTTATTGAATCAATATTTTATGTCAATGTTCCAGGATTAGCAAGATCCCTTCGCGGTTCAGCATGGTAAATGGGTCAAGCAGGGGGAATGTGCCACCATCTTCCATATAGGCGGTGCCGGCAATGTCGCCATTCTGCTGCTTAGCAAATTTGATCATGGTTTGCTCGTGCTCCTGAACGGATTCACAAAGGATGGCGCCATGACGGTTGCCGCTGGACAGGATAACAAGGGTGCTCGATAGTGGGGCTGGGGCTTCCGGCAGGTTATGGCCTTGGGGGATCATGATCGGCAGACTCAGGGTCTGAAGGGTACGTTCGTCAACCCGGGCGAGGCTGCCGGTGAATTGGTGCGCGAGTTTCTGCAAAAATCTGGAGTAATCCTTGAGCGGCACGGTGGCGTTCCGGAGATAGAGGGTCGCTATGCTTGGCGATAGGGTGCGGAGCATGGCAATAGCGCTACTCTGAAGGACTATGAAAGTGTCTCCGATGGTAAAAACCTTGACGGGTGTGGGAGGACAGCTGGTAATCACCTCTACTGGCTGACGGTTGGGGGTTGTGTCGTCTAATAAAGAGACCGATGGAAGCGGAAGGTCATGAAGCAGGGAATAAACGACGGGAGAGTCAAGCCAGGTGGCAAATAACGTGGCAATTTGACTACCGAGAGAACCTGTTCTGGCCAGGGATTTATTGAATTCTGCACACAGAACGCTGATTATTTCTTGTTCGCCCTTGGCTGAGAGGTTACTGCTTGATGATTGCGGTTGCGGCTGTGAGGATGGTTCTGGTGGGGCGGGCTGAATGGTTGGTTGAGAGGTGCTGCCACCTTTGGACTGGATTTTTGTTTTAAGAGAGGTGAAGCGAGTAAACAGGCCACGGAATAGCTTTTCTTCGTGGGTTGGATCATCGGCCAGGTCTTCATGAAGGTTGACGATATGGGCCATGGCCTCTTTCAGGAAATCGATGGTTTCCGGCGGTGAGTTCCCGCGGGTTTTGATGTAGGCTAGGACGTTGGTCGCCATGACCAGCATGGCATGGAGTGGTTTACGATTGGCAAAGTGCATACGCAAGCTGGCAAAGGCGGTCTCGAGTTGTTCCGCCCGTTTGGGGCTGAGCCTCCAGTCCTGGGCAATAATCTCGGCCTTAAGTCGCAGGATGGCATCATCAATGGCATGGGTCATGGTTGCTGTCCTGGCGAGTTTATGATGGTGTATTCAGTCATTCGCGTGTAATATTATGGCGGTGCGAAAAAATTCTAGGCGCATTATTAACAAGCTCTGGCGGTTAGCACAACGTCAAAATCCAAGAGGAAAAAGTAGTGGAATTGTTTTTTGCGACGGTCCTCGGGGCCATGGTCGGATCTTTTTTGAATGTAGTCATCCTTCGGCTTCCCAACGAAGGCGAGTCAATTGTCCTTCCGCCATCTCATTGCCCTCAGTGTAAGGCCCTTATTCGCTGGTTTGATAATGTCCCGGTCATCAGCTTTTTGCTGCTTTTGGGACGTTGTCGGCACTGTCGTCAGCCTATTTCTTGGCAGTATCCCGCAGTAGAGTTGCTGATGGCCTTACTGTCGTACGCCTTGTGTTATCGATTCGGACTCAGCCTGGACTTTCTGGTGTATTTTCTTTTTTGTGCGGCTCTTCTTGTCATTATCTTTATTGATCTTCACCACGGGATTATCCCTGATGTCATCAGCCTTCCCGGGATTGTCGCAGGATTTGCCGTCTCTTTTATAGGGGTAGGAGGGGTTACCTGGCAGGCATCGGGATTGGGGTTGCTCGTGGGGGGGGGGATTTTTTACGCTATTGCCGCCGGCTACTATCTGTGTGCTGGCAGGGCGGGAATGGGTGGAGGAGATATCAAGCTCTTGGCCATGATCGGGGCTTTTCTTGGTTGGCAGTCCTTACCTTTTGTTATTTTCGCCAGCGCCTTGCTTGGTTCCGTGGTGGGCATTGGGGCCATGATTAAACAGAAAAAAGGGGGGAAGACGGTTATCCCTTATGGGCCGTTTCTGGCTGTGGCCAGTTATGGGTATCTCTTTTTTAGCCGCGATATCTGGCGGTTGGCTAATCTATATTATTTGCAGTAAAATCCATCTCAAGAGAGGACAGTCGGTGTGGGTGAAATGACGAAACGAGTTTTGTTGGTGGACGATGAGGATCTCATTCTCGAAGTGTTGAGTGCGGTGCTGACTCAAAATGGCTACTATGTGGAAAAAGCCACTAACGGAAAGGAGGCCCTGGAGAAGATCGGCAGCGGTTTTTTTGATCATATCGTAACAGACCTTGCGATGCCGGTGATGGACGGTCTTGCCCTGCTTAAGGCCTTGCAGGAAATGGAGAGTGATTCTATCCGAACCGTTATCTCGGGAAAGACGGAGATTGAATCGGTCAGTCAGGCCTTCAAGCTTGGGGCCAGTGATTTTATTGCCAAGCCGTTTCAGTCTGACCAGGAGATACTGCTTACCCTCCGGCAGGCGGAAGAGAAATTTCGGTTGCAGAAGGATAATGTCCGTTTGCAGCGCGAGGTGGAGGATAAATACGTCTTTGCTAATATCGTTGCCCGCAGCCGGGCGATGTTGGCCATCTTCGATACCATTACCAAAATCGCTGATTACAAGACCACGGTTCTCATCACTGGCGAGAGTGGCACGGGTAAGGAGCTTATTGCCCGGGCTATTCACTATAACAGTGTGCGGAAGAATCAGCCCTTGGTGGACATCAACTGTGGCGGTATTCCGGAAAATTTATTGGAGAGTGAGCTGTTTGGTTACGTTAAGGGGGCCTTTACCGACGCGCACCGCACCAAAAAGGGTTTGTTTGAGGAGGCCGACGGCGGGACATTGTTTCTTGATGAAATTGGAGATATGCCGCTGCCCTTGCAGGTTAAACTGTTGCGGGCCTTGCAGGAAGAGGAGATTCGACCGTTAGGCTATGGTCAGTCAATTAAGGTCGATGTGCGGATCATCGCCGCCACTGCCAAGAAATTACGGGATCAGGTTCGGGACAAACAGTTTCGTGATGATCTATTCTACCGGATTAATGTGTTGGCTATTGAGGTTCCTCCTCTGCGTGAGCGCCGTGAGGACATCCCGATTCTGGTCGATCACTTTGTTAAGAAATACAATCAGCGGTTGGGTCTTGCCGTGACTGATATTGATAAAAAGTGCTTGGAAAAGTTGATTCACTATGGCTGGCCGGGGAATGTCCGGGAGCTTGAGAATGTCATTGAGCGGGCGATGGCGCTATCTGACGGGAATGTTCTGACGATGAAGAACCTGCCGCCTGAGTTGTATCTGGGTGGGGCGAATGGGGATATCAGCATGCTCGGAGGGTACACCGGGTTCTCGATTAAGCAGAACCGGGCAACTATGGAGCGGCATCTTATTATCAAAGCGCTGGAGGAAACCGGGGGCAACCGCACCCATGCCTCTGCTCTGCTGGAAATAAGTATCCCGGCGTTACTGTATAAGATGAAGGAGTATCAGGTTACTGACTTATAACCGTAACTATTTAGCAGGATTATCACTGTTTGGCGTGCGTGGGCCACTCGCTCCGGGAGTGAAATAATTTTTGCTATGATAATTCATTGATTTCTGACATTCTCAGTAAAC
This window harbors:
- a CDS encoding CDP-alcohol phosphatidyltransferase family protein, which produces MRNRLFVRFVRWVGYDLGISPNQITLGRLLFFVPGWLAWYYRIELAAYTGLPWQAFGAMASFVVTTVIAFDIVDGALARETGQVSDEGKILDPLVDKLITYSTLCLFWSAINL
- a CDS encoding PKD domain-containing protein; translated protein: MPFRDSAFIVITLTLSFLLPRQACGETNPAVAAGGAHALALAADGSVWAWGFNDQGQLGDGTLQYSTAPILVQGLPEIKAVSAGYTSSMALGHDGSVWTWGSNLSGELGDGTTTSRHRPIKIQGLDNVDAVTLNASTAMAIKNDGTLWLWGQNSHRTMGSSGGATLTPQPLSSISDVAGVGIGLSSIFAYTHDCALWAWGGNSFGQLGDGSYSPQPTPIRINITACLSQISASNHTLAISSTGELWAWGYNHDGQLGAGSTNNTPTPTLLTLQGNNFIAVACDHHSLALKRDGTLLSWGKNDYGQLGDGTTSNRPTPLPVEGMSSVTSIAAGAMFTLAVKADGSVWAWGINTYGQLGDGSTENQSVPTQVTGFEGISTLNLKRPATGLNQSTQEIPPVSFSTLPPAGSAPLTVSFQRTVKSGPPPVSIHWDFGDGEVANSHNPLHIYTSPGTYIVTLTVTYKEGIFREAMRQILIKPSKEQEPRPQTNSSR
- a CDS encoding PilZ domain-containing protein — encoded protein: MMSRDRRKNTRVPFQTTADVVFPNAHYNQCATENLSVKGVSVLGVSGHAIGETCDLSLELSGSSSQLRLAMKGTIVRVDTDRIALNFTEIDIDSFYHLKNIIYYNSSDPDSIEEELIN
- a CDS encoding prepilin peptidase, with amino-acid sequence MVGSFLNVVILRLPNEGESIVLPPSHCPQCKALIRWFDNVPVISFLLLLGRCRHCRQPISWQYPAVELLMALLSYALCYRFGLSLDFLVYFLFCAALLVIIFIDLHHGIIPDVISLPGIVAGFAVSFIGVGGVTWQASGLGLLVGGGIFYAIAAGYYLCAGRAGMGGGDIKLLAMIGAFLGWQSLPFVIFASALLGSVVGIGAMIKQKKGGKTVIPYGPFLAVASYGYLFFSRDIWRLANLYYLQ
- a CDS encoding sigma-54-dependent Fis family transcriptional regulator, with the translated sequence MTKRVLLVDDEDLILEVLSAVLTQNGYYVEKATNGKEALEKIGSGFFDHIVTDLAMPVMDGLALLKALQEMESDSIRTVISGKTEIESVSQAFKLGASDFIAKPFQSDQEILLTLRQAEEKFRLQKDNVRLQREVEDKYVFANIVARSRAMLAIFDTITKIADYKTTVLITGESGTGKELIARAIHYNSVRKNQPLVDINCGGIPENLLESELFGYVKGAFTDAHRTKKGLFEEADGGTLFLDEIGDMPLPLQVKLLRALQEEEIRPLGYGQSIKVDVRIIAATAKKLRDQVRDKQFRDDLFYRINVLAIEVPPLRERREDIPILVDHFVKKYNQRLGLAVTDIDKKCLEKLIHYGWPGNVRELENVIERAMALSDGNVLTMKNLPPELYLGGANGDISMLGGYTGFSIKQNRATMERHLIIKALEETGGNRTHASALLEISIPALLYKMKEYQVTDL